GGCATTTCGATCGGACACAACGGCTCGATTGCGTACGGCCTCACGATCTTCAATATCGATCAGGAAGATCTGTACGTCTACCAATTGAACCCGGCGAATCCGCACGAGTACCGCTACAAAGGCCGTTGGGAACCGATGCATATCGTGCACGAGAAAATCGCCGTACGCGGCGGCGCGCCTGTCGATGCCCAACTCGCGTTCACGCGTCACGGCCCGGTGATCTACACGGAAAGCGCCAGGAATCGCGCGTTTGCCGTCCGCACCGCGTGGCTGCAACCGGGCATGTCGCCGTACTTCGATTCGATGCGCTATATGCGCGCAAAAAACTTTGCGGAATTCAAACGCGACCTTTCGACGTGGGGCGCGCCGACCGTCAACCAGGTGTACGCCGATATACAAGGCAATATCGGCTGGGTACCGAGCGGACTCGCGCCGAAGCGTCCGAACTGGGACGGCCTGATGCCGGTGCCCGGCGACGGACGTTACGAATGGGCGGGCTTCTGGCCCCGCGACGACATGCCGTCCGCCTATGACCCGAGCGACGGCTATTTCACGACCTCAAACGAAATGAATCTGCCGGCCGGCTATCCGTACAAGGAGCGCAAACTCGGCTTCGAATGGACGAACGGATCGCGTCATCAACGCATCGATGAAGTGTTGAAGTCGTTGCCGAAGGTGTCGATTGAAGATAGCGAGCGCTTGCAGAACGACATCGTGTCGATTCCCGCACGCAGGCTCGTGGCCTTGCTCGCACCGCTTTCGAGCGACGATCCCGACACGCGCGCCGCGCTTGCAATGCTCAAGGGCTGGGATGCGCAAATGCGCGCGGACTCCGCGCAGGCGGCGCTCGAAGAGGTGTGGCTAAGCCGGCACCTTGGCCGTGCATTCAAGCAAGCGGTGTTGCCTAAAGCCACAGCCGATGCGTTCAGCGCGCCAGATACAGCCGTGATGCTCGATTCGCTCGAGCGTCCGGAGGCGCGCTTCGGCGGCGACGCGCAGACCGCGCAATCGAAACGCGACGCTGTGCTGCTTTCGAGCCTGCATGAGGCATATGAGGAGATGGTGCGTCTGCAGGGCGCGGATCAGAGCGCATGGCAATGGGGCAAACTGCAGACCAACCTCAATGCACATCCGTTCGCCGATCTCGTCGATGAGCAGACGCGCGCAAAGCTTAACGTCGGTCCCATCGGCAAAGGCGGCAGCGCCTATACACCGAACCAGTCGACGTACCGCGCAAGCGACTTCCGGCAAACGAATGGCCCGTCGTTTCGCGTGATTGTCGATGTCGGCAACTGGGACAATTCGCGAGCGGTCAATCTGCCCGGCGAATCCGGCGACCCGGATAACCCGCATTACCGCGACCTTACGCAGATGTGGCTAGACGGCGAGTATTTCCTGCTGCTTTACACACGATCCGCGGTAGAGAAGGCAACGCAAAAGCGGATTCATCTCGTGCCGGGCTCGCAGACGCAATAACGACGGGCACGTGCGCCTGATGAGGGGTTTATGTGTGGGTTGACCCATCAGGCGCACCGCTAGCGTGTTGCTTCTATCGCTCTCCAACGCTAGATATTCCCCTCCAGGATGGCCTGCGTGCGATGCTCCTCATCGCTTTCCTCGATGTTCGCGCCGACCGGTTCCCATTTGATCAGCAGCGCCGCGATCAGCCCTAACGCCGGCGCAAGCATCAGAAACCCGATCATGTTGTAAAAGCCCACGGTGGCGACTAGGATCGGGAAAAAATAGAAACCCGTAATGCTTCCCACACGAACCATGCCTTGACCCCAGCCGGTACCGACGCCGCGAATACGCGTCGGATATGACAGCGCAGCCATCGTCATGCCTTGTGCACCTGGCCCAAACGCATGACCGAGGATCATCAGGCCGACCAGCACACCCATATATCCAATGGGCAGCACATCGTGCAGTTTGAACATGCCGAACAGCGCAAGTAGCACAAGTACGTAGCCGGCTATGGCCATTCTTCTTGCGCCCATACGCCTCGTTACCGACACGCCTAGCACCGCACCGACAATCCCGAATGCGTTAAAGGCAATCGCACCAAGAATCGCGTTGATGAATTCCTTGCCGAACAGAGACTGCGAAATCGACGGCAAGTTGAATCCAATTGCGAAATACTCGAGACTCTGCGTGGCACAAATCACCGATACGAGTAGGGTTCGCTTGATAAAGCGCGACGTGAAGATCTCGCTGAAGGTCGCGTGCTCCCGCACTTTTGGCGCGCGTTGTACCGTGTCCCTCACGACACGTGTCTTGATCTTGTAAGTCGCCTCGAGAATGCGCGCCGCCTCGTCAAGGCCCAGGTTTTGCGCAGCCCAGGGCGCACTTTCTTTCACGTACTTGAAGCGCAGAATCAGAATGACCAAAGCGGGCAGCGCACCGAACCCAACCGCAATGCGCCACAAGTTCTCGCCAAAGCCTGCAAAGTAGAACGGCACGATAATCAGGCCTGTGCACGACGCGGCGACGTACCACATCAACTGCCATAAATTGACGCCGCCGCCGCGCTTGCGCTTGTTGACGAATTCCGCAATGAAGCTAAGCGCCACCGGAAAGTCGAGACCCACTCCAAGGCCGAGCAGAAACCGGAAGACGAGCAGCATCGGCAGGTTGACGGAAAGCGCGGCGCCAAGCGCGGCGACCACGAGCAAAATCAGATCGACGAGAAACATCTTGTAGCGGCCGACCTTGTCCGTTGCCTTTCCGCCCCAGATCGCGCCGATAAATGCACCGATCGCCATCATCGCGGTAACACTGCCTACCTCAAACGGGCTGAGGCCGAATGTCTCCTTGAGTGCGGGCACGCCGATGCCAAGGCTCGTAAAGTCATACGCATCGACGAACACACCGCCCAGCGCAATGATCACGATCAGGAAGGTCGACCGGCCTCCGGGGTGCTCATCGACAAAGTCCGAAACGTCCTTAGCGCTTCGTATGGTTAGCTCTTGTTGCATGCTGCCTCCTCATGGGTTCTCCATTGGCAACGGACTCAGGAACCGGATTCCGTTGCCCCCTTTAGGCGCTTAAGCGCTCTTTAGTCTCCATTCAGCGAGTGATGCTCGCGGGCGTCAGA
The genomic region above belongs to Paraburkholderia edwinii and contains:
- a CDS encoding MFS transporter, whose translation is MQQELTIRSAKDVSDFVDEHPGGRSTFLIVIIALGGVFVDAYDFTSLGIGVPALKETFGLSPFEVGSVTAMMAIGAFIGAIWGGKATDKVGRYKMFLVDLILLVVAALGAALSVNLPMLLVFRFLLGLGVGLDFPVALSFIAEFVNKRKRGGGVNLWQLMWYVAASCTGLIIVPFYFAGFGENLWRIAVGFGALPALVILILRFKYVKESAPWAAQNLGLDEAARILEATYKIKTRVVRDTVQRAPKVREHATFSEIFTSRFIKRTLLVSVICATQSLEYFAIGFNLPSISQSLFGKEFINAILGAIAFNAFGIVGAVLGVSVTRRMGARRMAIAGYVLVLLALFGMFKLHDVLPIGYMGVLVGLMILGHAFGPGAQGMTMAALSYPTRIRGVGTGWGQGMVRVGSITGFYFFPILVATVGFYNMIGFLMLAPALGLIAALLIKWEPVGANIEESDEEHRTQAILEGNI
- a CDS encoding penicillin acylase family protein — translated: MPARTTLAAIFACTALSAVSVQCAYADADADAVPEETITVEGLTHPTDILIDKWGVPHIFADNERDAFFVQGFNAARDRMFQIDLWRRRGLGELAEVFGPAYVEQDKATRLFLYRGDMAAEWKRYGPDAKPVASRFAAGVNAYIDWLAAHPDRLPYEFRKVGYWPAKWSVDDIVRIRSHGLTRNLTSEVARARVACKGSVADDTVRFGLQPPWQTKVPEGLDPCLPNDVLKVFTLATQSVHVTKESLKSADAATTVIAAADNPEEVTEGSNNWVIAPDKSATGRAIMANDPHRAYAAPSLRYIQQISTPTLDIIGGGEPSAPGISIGHNGSIAYGLTIFNIDQEDLYVYQLNPANPHEYRYKGRWEPMHIVHEKIAVRGGAPVDAQLAFTRHGPVIYTESARNRAFAVRTAWLQPGMSPYFDSMRYMRAKNFAEFKRDLSTWGAPTVNQVYADIQGNIGWVPSGLAPKRPNWDGLMPVPGDGRYEWAGFWPRDDMPSAYDPSDGYFTTSNEMNLPAGYPYKERKLGFEWTNGSRHQRIDEVLKSLPKVSIEDSERLQNDIVSIPARRLVALLAPLSSDDPDTRAALAMLKGWDAQMRADSAQAALEEVWLSRHLGRAFKQAVLPKATADAFSAPDTAVMLDSLERPEARFGGDAQTAQSKRDAVLLSSLHEAYEEMVRLQGADQSAWQWGKLQTNLNAHPFADLVDEQTRAKLNVGPIGKGGSAYTPNQSTYRASDFRQTNGPSFRVIVDVGNWDNSRAVNLPGESGDPDNPHYRDLTQMWLDGEYFLLLYTRSAVEKATQKRIHLVPGSQTQ